From a single Vibrio sp. BS-M-Sm-2 genomic region:
- a CDS encoding AlkA N-terminal domain-containing protein: MSKNIHHNSTLTCEQCHLARYARDARFDGMFFTAVKTTGIFCRPICPASPPKEENVEYFSHQAQALKAGYRPCLRCRPDSAPFSPAWKGVETTFLRAMQLIDNGALNSGSIVDLATRLGISDRYLRTLFNNYIGVSPKQYSLYSQLMFAKQLLHTSSMSITDVGFASGFNSTRRFNDAFQKELQLSPSQIRRTKPSDKLSNHIQLGFNGPLDWKHLLGFYRRRMIEGLEEVGEDCYKRTVNVNGAKGWFKATLAKENRLDIEFELDDISQLRSLITNIRRMFDLDVDIVKVETFFATIDPNLVAKSGIRIPGVWSAWEAGVRAILGQQVSVTAAIGQLNLLVKELSEAHEEVSFPMPQQIAKADLSFLRMPGSRKETLKRFAEYMVDNEAEHPSKWIALKGIGPWTIQYALLRGLSEPNHLLVGDLVVKKFIEHRPTINIESVSPWGSYATFHCWNQS, encoded by the coding sequence ATGTCGAAAAATATTCATCACAATAGTACCTTAACGTGTGAGCAGTGCCATTTGGCTCGATATGCGCGAGATGCTCGCTTTGATGGTATGTTTTTTACAGCAGTGAAAACGACAGGGATTTTTTGTCGTCCGATTTGCCCAGCAAGCCCGCCCAAAGAAGAAAACGTCGAATATTTTTCTCATCAAGCTCAAGCATTGAAAGCGGGGTATCGTCCTTGTTTGCGTTGCCGACCAGACAGTGCGCCTTTCTCTCCGGCATGGAAGGGCGTTGAAACCACTTTTTTACGTGCGATGCAGTTGATTGATAACGGCGCGCTGAATTCAGGATCTATCGTTGACCTTGCAACGCGGTTAGGTATTTCCGATCGTTACTTACGGACCTTATTCAACAATTACATCGGTGTGTCACCCAAGCAGTACAGCCTGTATAGCCAATTGATGTTCGCCAAACAGTTGCTACATACCAGCAGTATGAGCATTACTGATGTCGGCTTTGCGAGTGGCTTTAATAGCACACGTCGCTTTAACGATGCTTTCCAAAAAGAGTTGCAGCTTTCGCCGAGCCAAATTCGACGAACGAAGCCAAGTGACAAACTGAGTAATCATATTCAGCTTGGTTTTAATGGGCCGTTAGACTGGAAGCACTTGTTGGGTTTTTATCGACGAAGAATGATTGAAGGCTTAGAAGAGGTTGGCGAAGATTGTTATAAGCGCACGGTGAATGTGAACGGGGCGAAGGGGTGGTTCAAGGCGACTTTAGCCAAAGAGAACCGCTTAGATATTGAGTTTGAGTTGGATGATATAAGCCAATTAAGAAGTTTGATTACGAATATCCGACGCATGTTCGATCTTGATGTCGATATTGTAAAGGTCGAGACTTTCTTTGCGACGATCGATCCTAACTTGGTCGCTAAGAGTGGTATCCGTATTCCTGGCGTGTGGAGTGCTTGGGAAGCCGGAGTGAGAGCGATTTTGGGGCAGCAAGTCTCGGTAACCGCTGCAATTGGTCAGCTCAATTTATTGGTCAAAGAGCTTTCTGAAGCACATGAGGAGGTTAGCTTTCCCATGCCGCAACAGATAGCGAAGGCTGATTTGAGCTTCTTGAGAATGCCGGGAAGCCGCAAAGAGACCTTAAAGCGTTTTGCTGAATACATGGTCGACAATGAAGCTGAGCATCCTTCTAAATGGATTGCGCTAAAAGGTATTGGGCCTTGGACGATTCAATATGCACTGCTTCGTGGTTTAAGTGAGCCTAACCATCTGTTGGTTGGCGATTTAGTGGTGAAGAAGTTTATTGAGCATCGCCCCACCATCAATATAGAGAGTGTTTCGCCTTGGGGTAGTTACGCGACGTTCCACTGTTGGAATCAGTCTTAA
- the nagB gene encoding glucosamine-6-phosphate deaminase: protein MRLIPLSNKAKVGKWAARHIADSINKFAPTAERPFVLGLPTGSTPLTTYAELIELYKAGEVSFKHVVTFNMDEYVGIDPNHPESYRTFMHENFFNHVDIQAENINLLDGQAEDIDAHCAAYEEKIRSYGKINLFMGGVGIDGHIAFNEPGSSLSSRTRIKTLTEDTRIANSRFFDGDINQVPKYALTIGVATLLDSEEVMILSLGHNKAQALQMAIEGSVNHMWTVTALQMHRKAIIVADEPAQQELKVKTLRYFQELEAENIQDL from the coding sequence ATGAGACTTATTCCATTAAGCAACAAAGCAAAAGTAGGTAAATGGGCTGCTCGTCATATCGCAGATTCTATTAACAAATTCGCGCCAACTGCTGAGCGTCCATTTGTACTAGGTCTTCCTACTGGTAGCACACCTCTAACTACTTACGCTGAGCTAATTGAACTTTACAAAGCTGGCGAAGTTAGCTTCAAGCACGTTGTAACATTCAACATGGATGAGTACGTTGGTATCGACCCTAACCACCCAGAGTCTTACCGCACTTTCATGCACGAGAACTTCTTCAACCACGTTGATATCCAAGCAGAAAACATCAACCTGCTAGACGGTCAAGCTGAAGACATCGATGCGCACTGTGCAGCATACGAAGAGAAAATCCGTTCATACGGCAAAATCAACCTGTTCATGGGCGGCGTAGGCATCGACGGTCACATCGCATTCAACGAACCTGGTTCTTCTCTATCTTCACGCACTCGTATCAAAACGTTAACTGAAGACACTCGTATCGCGAACTCTCGTTTCTTCGATGGCGACATCAACCAAGTTCCTAAATACGCACTAACTATCGGTGTTGCTACTCTTCTAGATTCAGAAGAAGTAATGATCCTTTCTCTAGGTCACAACAAAGCTCAAGCGCTTCAAATGGCTATCGAAGGCTCTGTAAACCACATGTGGACTGTTACAGCTCTACAGATGCACCGTAAAGCGATCATCGTTGCTGATGAGCCAGCTCAACAAGAGCTAAAAGTTAAGACTCTACGTTACTTCCAAGAGCTAGAAGCTGAGAACATCCAAGACCTATAA
- a CDS encoding PTS mannitol transporter subunit IICBA, with translation MLSPEAKIKVQNFGRFLSNMVMPNIGAFIAWGFITALFIPTGWWPNETLASMVGPMITYLLPLLIGYTGGKMVGGDRGAVVGAITTMGVIVGTDIPMFMGAMIVGPLGGIAIKKFDEAVHGKVKSGFEMLVNNFSAGIIGMICAIIAFIVIGPAVKVLSSGLAAGVNVMVEAGALPLASIFVEPAKILFLNNAINHGIFSPLGIQQSEEIGRSIFFLIEANPGPGLGLLLAYMVFGKGSAKQSAAGASIIHFLGGIHEIYFPYVLMNPRLILAVIAGGMAGVFTNVMFSSGLISPASPGSIFAILLMTPKGSYIGVILSVIAATAVSFVVASILLKTSAQDDEEDSLEKASAQMKDMKASSKGAATGADINLADVKAVYVACDAGMGSSAMGAGLLRKKVDAAGLNITVTNYAINNLPADSQIVITHKDLTDRARNTVPGAMHMSLSNFLDGGVYDQLVTELTDAQSGEAKVEAPAPAAAPAQEGNKLALTNDSIFLGLKATQKEDAIKFAGEQLVKLGNVSPEYVDGMFAREELVSTYLGESIAVPHGTIEAKQYVQKTGIVFCQYPEGIQWGEDEDDIAKMVIGIAAQGDEHNMVLMAITNSLDDEDAVECLQNTTNPADVLRILNGN, from the coding sequence ATGTTATCACCAGAAGCGAAGATCAAGGTTCAAAATTTTGGTCGTTTCTTATCCAATATGGTAATGCCAAACATCGGCGCATTCATTGCGTGGGGTTTCATTACAGCACTATTCATCCCAACAGGTTGGTGGCCTAACGAAACGTTAGCATCAATGGTTGGCCCTATGATTACTTACTTGCTGCCACTATTGATTGGTTACACCGGTGGTAAAATGGTTGGTGGTGACCGCGGTGCGGTAGTGGGTGCCATCACAACAATGGGTGTTATCGTTGGTACTGACATCCCGATGTTCATGGGTGCAATGATTGTAGGTCCACTAGGTGGTATCGCAATCAAGAAATTCGATGAAGCTGTTCACGGTAAAGTGAAGAGTGGTTTCGAAATGCTAGTGAACAACTTCTCTGCTGGTATCATCGGTATGATCTGCGCGATTATCGCGTTCATCGTGATTGGTCCTGCTGTGAAAGTTCTGTCTTCTGGTTTAGCAGCTGGCGTTAACGTGATGGTTGAAGCGGGTGCACTACCTCTTGCTTCTATCTTTGTAGAACCGGCGAAAATCCTATTCCTAAACAATGCAATCAACCATGGTATTTTCTCTCCACTAGGTATTCAGCAGTCTGAAGAAATCGGTCGTTCTATCTTCTTCCTAATTGAAGCGAACCCAGGTCCTGGTCTAGGTCTACTACTTGCTTACATGGTATTTGGTAAAGGCAGTGCGAAGCAATCTGCTGCGGGTGCATCTATCATCCACTTCCTAGGTGGTATCCACGAAATTTACTTCCCATACGTTCTAATGAACCCACGTCTAATCCTAGCGGTAATCGCAGGTGGTATGGCTGGTGTATTCACTAACGTAATGTTCAGCTCTGGCCTAATCTCTCCAGCGTCTCCTGGTTCTATCTTCGCGATTCTGTTGATGACACCAAAAGGCTCTTACATCGGCGTGATTCTATCGGTTATCGCAGCAACGGCAGTATCGTTTGTTGTAGCGTCAATCCTTCTTAAAACATCAGCGCAAGATGATGAGGAAGATTCACTAGAGAAAGCATCAGCGCAAATGAAAGACATGAAAGCGTCTTCTAAAGGTGCAGCAACGGGTGCAGACATCAACCTAGCTGACGTGAAAGCAGTATACGTAGCGTGTGATGCGGGTATGGGTTCAAGTGCAATGGGTGCTGGTCTACTGCGTAAGAAAGTAGATGCAGCGGGCCTAAATATCACGGTAACCAACTACGCAATCAACAACCTACCAGCTGATTCGCAAATTGTTATCACGCATAAAGACTTAACAGACCGTGCTCGTAACACCGTACCAGGTGCAATGCACATGTCTCTAAGCAACTTCCTAGACGGCGGTGTATACGACCAGCTAGTTACAGAGCTTACCGACGCTCAAAGTGGTGAAGCAAAAGTAGAAGCTCCGGCTCCTGCAGCGGCTCCAGCACAAGAAGGCAACAAGCTTGCACTGACTAATGACAGCATCTTCCTTGGCCTTAAAGCGACTCAAAAAGAAGACGCAATCAAGTTCGCTGGTGAGCAACTGGTCAAACTGGGCAACGTATCTCCAGAATACGTAGACGGCATGTTTGCTCGTGAAGAGCTTGTGTCTACCTATCTAGGTGAGTCTATCGCAGTACCACACGGCACAATCGAAGCAAAACAGTACGTACAAAAAACCGGCATCGTATTCTGTCAGTACCCTGAAGGTATTCAGTGGGGCGAAGATGAAGACGATATCGCGAAGATGGTTATCGGTATTGCCGCACAAGGCGATGAGCACAACATGGTGCTGATGGCTATTACCAATTCACTTGATGATGAAGACGCTGTGGAATGCCTACAGAACACAACAAACCCTGCTGATGTTCTACGTATTCTCAACGGAAACTAA
- a CDS encoding glycerol kinase, translating into MSDKISTSALAKQRDIDAKTLFSDLKTAGYIVRSEDRWVLTERGESFGGEYVKHKKFGVFIVWPEKLLIDLDTFSGQTLTATQLGNAFQLSAKKINLLLNELGWITREEDGWHVTSTGLKAGGEQREDKATQNLFVVWHDSLVRNKRLKQSVVEFLGHDAESHSTDVSFSSFRQKFEAKHRSLDGHYVRSKGELIIDNWLYMAGVVHAYERPLPISKEVISDFYLPSGKVYIQFWGTDSAPIAEDKRKTTRKIYEEHGFGLIEITPEDTPNLDSVLPPLLRQYGIKAY; encoded by the coding sequence ATGTCAGACAAGATCTCCACATCGGCTCTCGCTAAACAGAGAGATATAGACGCTAAAACTCTATTCAGTGACCTAAAAACAGCCGGCTATATCGTACGTTCAGAAGACCGCTGGGTGCTGACCGAACGAGGGGAAAGCTTTGGTGGGGAATATGTCAAACACAAAAAGTTTGGTGTGTTCATTGTATGGCCAGAGAAACTGCTCATCGACTTGGACACCTTCTCAGGGCAAACACTAACCGCAACTCAGCTCGGCAATGCCTTTCAACTCAGCGCAAAGAAAATCAACTTACTGCTCAATGAGCTTGGTTGGATCACAAGAGAAGAAGACGGTTGGCACGTTACCTCGACAGGTTTAAAGGCCGGTGGTGAACAGAGAGAAGATAAAGCCACACAAAACTTATTCGTGGTGTGGCACGATTCATTGGTTCGCAATAAACGTTTGAAGCAGTCTGTTGTTGAATTCCTAGGGCATGATGCTGAAAGCCACTCGACCGATGTGTCATTCTCCAGTTTTCGTCAGAAATTCGAGGCGAAGCACCGAAGCTTAGATGGGCATTATGTTAGATCAAAGGGAGAGCTGATCATCGATAACTGGCTTTATATGGCAGGAGTGGTTCATGCGTACGAGCGCCCGCTTCCGATATCAAAAGAAGTGATCAGCGATTTTTATCTACCAAGTGGCAAAGTGTACATCCAGTTTTGGGGAACCGATTCCGCGCCAATCGCCGAAGATAAACGTAAAACTACGAGAAAAATCTATGAAGAGCATGGTTTTGGCTTAATCGAAATCACGCCAGAAGATACCCCAAATCTAGACAGCGTACTTCCACCATTATTGCGTCAATATGGCATCAAGGCGTACTAA
- the norV gene encoding anaerobic nitric oxide reductase flavorubredoxin, with amino-acid sequence MTIHVKSNVHWVGVHDWETEHFHGKEYHMNKGTSYNSYLIREEKTVLVDTVDHRFTEQFLANLEMEIDINEIDYIICQHAEEDHSGALSALLAKIPNTPVYCTEAGVNSIVGHHHQPDWNFRTVKTGDTLDVGNGKQLIFVEMKMLHWPDSMATYLTSDEILFSNDAFGQHYCDENLFNDQLDQVELHEQCLRYFSNILTPFAPLVKAKIEEVLSLGVPIDVIATSHGCIWRDNATQIVEQYYEWSKAYKEDRITIVYDTMSNNTRMMADAIAKGIRKGSPETAIKVFNISKHDKNDILANVFRSKGVLVGSSTMNNVMMPQIAALLEEIHGLRFAGKRAAAFGSSGWTGGAVKRIDARLREANFEVSAPQHIHWKPDTDALRQCIDYGMTLAEVWRVEADEVSAPKQVSRNVTPLETTPAPAENTAELKDTTEQETEVAQDNSVHTADCTCWRCTVCEWVYDPQLGEPYQGVEPGTPWAQVPDDFLCPECHLGKEVFVEK; translated from the coding sequence ATGACTATTCACGTTAAATCAAATGTTCACTGGGTCGGCGTCCATGATTGGGAAACCGAACACTTCCATGGTAAGGAATACCACATGAACAAAGGTACTAGCTATAACTCGTACCTGATCCGTGAAGAGAAGACTGTACTTGTCGATACTGTCGATCATCGCTTTACAGAGCAATTCCTTGCAAACCTTGAGATGGAAATCGACATCAACGAGATCGACTACATCATTTGTCAGCATGCCGAAGAAGACCACTCAGGCGCACTCTCTGCGCTACTGGCTAAAATTCCGAATACACCGGTTTATTGTACTGAAGCTGGAGTGAACTCCATTGTTGGCCACCACCACCAACCAGACTGGAACTTCAGAACCGTAAAAACTGGTGACACTCTTGATGTCGGTAACGGAAAACAACTTATCTTCGTAGAGATGAAAATGCTGCACTGGCCAGACTCAATGGCGACTTACTTAACCAGTGATGAAATCCTGTTTAGTAACGACGCTTTCGGCCAGCACTACTGTGACGAGAACCTATTCAACGACCAACTAGACCAAGTTGAACTGCATGAACAGTGCCTGCGTTACTTCTCGAATATCCTGACGCCGTTTGCGCCGCTGGTTAAAGCAAAGATTGAAGAAGTGCTGAGCTTAGGCGTACCGATCGATGTCATTGCTACTTCTCACGGCTGTATTTGGCGCGACAACGCGACTCAAATCGTTGAGCAATATTACGAGTGGTCTAAGGCCTACAAAGAAGATCGTATTACCATTGTCTACGACACCATGTCGAACAACACTCGTATGATGGCTGATGCTATCGCAAAGGGTATCCGCAAAGGCAGCCCAGAAACGGCAATCAAAGTGTTCAATATTTCTAAGCACGATAAAAATGACATCCTTGCCAATGTCTTCCGCTCAAAAGGCGTGCTCGTTGGTTCATCGACCATGAACAATGTGATGATGCCGCAGATCGCAGCCTTACTTGAAGAGATACACGGATTACGCTTTGCAGGTAAAAGAGCAGCAGCCTTCGGGTCTTCAGGTTGGACTGGTGGCGCTGTAAAACGCATTGATGCTCGCCTACGTGAAGCGAACTTCGAGGTTAGTGCACCACAACACATCCACTGGAAACCAGACACAGATGCCCTTCGTCAATGCATTGATTACGGCATGACACTGGCCGAGGTTTGGCGTGTAGAAGCAGACGAAGTAAGCGCACCGAAACAAGTATCACGCAATGTAACACCGCTTGAAACCACACCTGCACCTGCAGAAAACACTGCCGAACTCAAAGACACGACAGAGCAGGAAACAGAAGTAGCTCAAGATAACTCAGTACACACGGCAGACTGCACGTGCTGGCGTTGTACAGTGTGTGAATGGGTATACGACCCACAATTAGGTGAACCGTACCAAGGTGTTGAACCAGGAACACCATGGGCACAAGTGCCTGACGACTTCCTTTGCCCTGAGTGTCATTTAGGCAAAGAAGTATTTGTGGAGAAGTAA
- a CDS encoding mannitol-1-phosphate 5-dehydrogenase, which translates to MKALHFGAGNIGRGFIGKLLSDAGMKVTFADVNETVVNALIERQEYPVKIVGEECVVETVKNVTAVNSATSAVVDCIAESDIVTTAVGPTVLKIISKSIAQGIEKRAAANNTAPMNIIAAENMVRGTSQLKAAVLEHLSDEMKAFTEEHIGFVDSAVDRIVPPAEAGETDPLAVTVETFSEWIVDQTQFKGDIPNIPGMECTDNLMAFVERKLFTLNTGHLVTAYLGVLAGHETIKDAIEDDKIRAEVTATMEESGAVLIKRYGFDPEAHAAYIQKILGRFANPFLRDEVDRVGRQPIRKLSPQDRLVKPLNGTLEYGLPNAHLVKAIAAAFHYKNEDDPQAVELQAMFAEKGFAETLAHYSELNIDSEVVKLAEQAYLALK; encoded by the coding sequence ATGAAAGCGTTACATTTTGGTGCAGGTAATATCGGTCGTGGTTTCATTGGTAAACTTCTTTCTGACGCTGGTATGAAGGTTACTTTTGCTGACGTAAATGAAACGGTTGTTAACGCGTTAATTGAACGCCAAGAATACCCAGTGAAGATTGTTGGTGAAGAGTGCGTTGTTGAAACTGTTAAAAACGTGACAGCAGTAAACTCAGCAACAAGCGCTGTGGTAGATTGCATTGCTGAGTCTGACATTGTGACGACAGCAGTTGGCCCAACGGTTCTTAAAATCATTTCTAAGTCTATTGCTCAAGGTATCGAAAAGCGTGCAGCAGCAAACAACACGGCGCCAATGAACATCATCGCGGCAGAGAACATGGTTCGCGGTACTAGCCAACTAAAAGCAGCGGTTCTAGAGCACCTTTCTGATGAAATGAAAGCGTTCACTGAAGAGCACATTGGCTTTGTTGATTCTGCGGTTGACCGCATTGTTCCACCTGCAGAAGCGGGCGAAACAGACCCTCTTGCAGTAACGGTTGAAACGTTCAGCGAGTGGATCGTAGACCAAACACAATTCAAAGGTGATATTCCAAACATCCCTGGTATGGAATGCACTGATAACCTAATGGCGTTCGTTGAGCGTAAACTGTTCACGCTGAACACAGGTCACTTGGTAACGGCATACCTTGGTGTGCTTGCGGGTCACGAGACAATCAAAGATGCTATCGAAGATGACAAAATCCGCGCTGAAGTAACAGCAACGATGGAAGAAAGCGGTGCTGTTCTGATTAAGCGTTACGGCTTTGATCCTGAAGCGCACGCGGCATACATCCAGAAAATTCTTGGTCGTTTTGCTAACCCGTTCCTACGTGATGAAGTTGACCGTGTTGGCCGTCAGCCTATTCGTAAGCTGAGCCCACAAGATCGTCTAGTCAAGCCATTGAACGGTACGCTAGAATACGGTCTTCCTAATGCGCACCTTGTAAAAGCGATCGCAGCTGCGTTCCACTATAAGAATGAAGATGACCCTCAAGCGGTTGAACTTCAGGCAATGTTCGCAGAAAAAGGTTTTGCTGAGACATTAGCGCATTATTCTGAGCTGAATATCGACTCAGAAGTTGTTAAACTAGCGGAACAAGCTTATCTAGCATTGAAATGA
- a CDS encoding NAD(P)H-dependent oxidoreductase has product MTHPIISDLNTRYTAKKYDAEKRISAEDMEVIKEALRLSASSINSQPWKFIIIESDEAKQRFHNTFENMFQFNQPHAKEASHTILFAHDPKYTKEKFAKRADTEVSSGHLPAEMYEQFLGAYAFAEMNTDETGFNGNWTKSQVYIALGNTLHTLARLGIASTPMEGVDAAMISEEFADELEGHVVDVALAIGYHKDGEDYNHGKPKARLALDEVVTTL; this is encoded by the coding sequence ATGACTCATCCAATCATTTCAGATCTAAACACTCGCTACACAGCTAAAAAATACGATGCAGAAAAGCGCATCTCTGCGGAAGACATGGAAGTAATCAAAGAAGCACTTCGTTTGTCAGCTTCTTCTATCAACTCTCAGCCTTGGAAATTCATCATCATTGAGAGCGACGAAGCAAAACAACGTTTCCACAACACTTTCGAGAACATGTTCCAGTTTAACCAACCACATGCGAAAGAAGCGTCACACACAATCCTGTTCGCTCACGATCCTAAGTACACTAAAGAGAAATTCGCGAAACGCGCAGATACGGAAGTAAGCTCTGGTCACCTACCTGCTGAAATGTATGAACAGTTTTTAGGTGCTTACGCATTCGCAGAAATGAACACTGACGAAACAGGTTTCAACGGTAACTGGACTAAATCTCAAGTGTACATTGCACTGGGTAACACACTGCACACACTTGCTCGCCTTGGTATCGCTTCAACTCCAATGGAAGGTGTAGACGCGGCTATGATCAGCGAAGAGTTTGCTGATGAGCTAGAAGGCCACGTTGTTGATGTAGCACTAGCTATCGGTTACCACAAAGACGGCGAAGACTACAACCACGGTAAACCAAAAGCGCGTTTAGCTCTTGATGAAGTCGTAACTACGCTTTAA
- a CDS encoding DUF413 domain-containing protein: MSETEFRHGKKRFYDTIKFPRGFAKSGDFTLSEEEILTLFGDTMLALETGELAPINAEEKHFIKVLSHPHKAKSKLERVWLKYIQLARGRRRFHTLNGCKRGEVPREEYESELVLED, translated from the coding sequence ATGTCTGAGACCGAATTCCGACACGGAAAAAAACGTTTTTATGACACCATTAAATTCCCACGAGGGTTCGCTAAGTCGGGTGATTTTACTCTTTCAGAAGAGGAAATCCTAACCTTGTTTGGTGACACTATGCTTGCACTTGAAACTGGTGAACTAGCACCAATCAATGCAGAAGAAAAACACTTCATTAAAGTGTTATCTCACCCTCATAAGGCAAAGTCCAAGTTAGAGCGTGTTTGGTTGAAGTACATTCAACTGGCTCGTGGACGCCGTCGCTTTCATACCCTAAACGGCTGCAAACGCGGTGAAGTGCCTAGGGAAGAATACGAAAGTGAGTTAGTGTTAGAAGATTAG
- a CDS encoding MltR family transcriptional regulator, protein MPIQTSHETELLEALSEAESAGACLMAAYDALDDTVDAVLKNIFKKDDTAIKFVVEPLLNSGGPLGEIMIRAKLLLGLGVISKELYDDLEVFVTLKEWAKIQGDDTSFTEVDIIFELNKVHAIQRIMPIEYDAEMVETMSGPMLEMFLGRHNQKVKSTIVLAITDIITTLCRDNALSS, encoded by the coding sequence ATGCCAATACAAACTAGCCATGAAACTGAATTACTTGAAGCCCTATCAGAAGCTGAGAGTGCTGGCGCCTGCCTAATGGCTGCTTACGATGCATTGGATGACACGGTAGATGCCGTATTAAAGAATATCTTCAAGAAAGACGATACTGCAATTAAGTTTGTTGTAGAACCTCTTCTTAACAGCGGTGGCCCGTTAGGCGAGATTATGATTCGCGCTAAGCTACTATTAGGGCTTGGTGTCATCAGTAAAGAGCTTTATGACGATTTAGAGGTTTTCGTTACCTTGAAAGAGTGGGCGAAAATACAGGGTGACGACACCAGTTTCACAGAAGTCGACATTATATTTGAGCTTAATAAGGTACACGCGATTCAGCGTATTATGCCAATTGAATATGATGCGGAGATGGTGGAGACCATGTCTGGTCCAATGCTTGAAATGTTTTTGGGGCGACATAATCAAAAAGTGAAGTCGACGATCGTTTTAGCTATCACTGACATTATCACTACCTTGTGCCGAGATAACGCGCTGAGTTCTTAG
- a CDS encoding LysR family transcriptional regulator — translation MDVKVFRTFLEVARVRHFGRAAENLYLTQAAVSARIKQLEGYFDTQLFIRDRNNIKLTSSGERLIGYAEVMVSTLQQAKFELSLESGKALQLTLGGTPNIWDAYLQNCLSVVTDSFGGYGFMAEVMGREQLNRNLLERTLDMAFAFDQIKAEELNCKKVADLVLVLVSTQQDDLESVFQHKYVYVDWGTRFGSEHAERHPKVPAPYLRTSTARIALDFILEKGGSAYLPVSLVEPFIDSGQLHKVKGVEDWYRPIYLSYRKSSTSVDAIMQVEKLVNEIDPSTAYTLQQAAEQTPE, via the coding sequence ATGGATGTGAAAGTATTTAGAACCTTTCTTGAGGTTGCAAGGGTGCGCCATTTTGGGCGTGCAGCTGAAAACTTGTATTTAACACAAGCGGCGGTGAGTGCGCGGATCAAACAGCTTGAAGGCTATTTTGATACTCAACTCTTCATTCGTGATCGCAATAACATCAAACTCACATCTTCCGGTGAACGTTTGATTGGTTATGCCGAAGTGATGGTGTCCACCCTACAACAAGCCAAATTTGAGCTGTCGTTAGAGAGTGGTAAAGCCTTGCAGTTAACGCTGGGTGGCACGCCGAATATTTGGGATGCGTATCTACAAAACTGTTTAAGTGTGGTGACCGACTCTTTTGGTGGTTACGGCTTTATGGCAGAGGTGATGGGGCGCGAGCAACTGAACCGAAACTTGTTAGAACGAACTTTAGATATGGCGTTCGCGTTCGATCAGATCAAAGCGGAAGAGCTGAACTGTAAAAAAGTGGCTGATTTGGTTTTGGTGTTGGTATCAACACAGCAAGATGATCTGGAATCGGTATTCCAACATAAATATGTGTATGTTGATTGGGGAACGCGCTTCGGTTCAGAACACGCAGAACGTCACCCTAAAGTTCCGGCACCTTATCTTCGTACCTCTACAGCGCGTATTGCCCTCGATTTCATTTTAGAGAAAGGCGGTAGTGCGTATCTTCCGGTTTCTCTAGTCGAACCTTTTATCGATTCGGGTCAGCTGCACAAGGTGAAAGGGGTTGAAGACTGGTATCGCCCAATTTATCTGAGCTACCGCAAAAGCAGCACCTCGGTGGATGCGATCATGCAGGTTGAGAAATTGGTTAATGAGATTGACCCATCGACCGCTTACACGCTGCAACAAGCCGCTGAACAGACGCCAGAGTAA